A genomic window from Streptomyces sp. HUAS YS2 includes:
- a CDS encoding LysR family transcriptional regulator codes for MDPHLLRTYVTVARLRSFSAAARELGYTQSAVSQHIAALEQDLGLPLLGRRPVAPTPAGERLLEHAGSLLLRIDAARADLAGYAAAPREELTVAAAPLAAHPAVLDALPSTGVTLRVLPRDEVPGAVATGGADLGLVDGIAAPSDPLALPDVAPLTAAAMPGAAAEPLVVVVPDDHPLARRAGVRLTDLADARWLDAPAVGPPLERLRAAVGTPGGFRPSLRYEGTDVRTLVALAAAGHGLVLLPAGAARTADVAADVAAVPVVAPRLVHRTELLRPGGVSAGPVARVLDALGVASQGP; via the coding sequence ATGGACCCGCACCTGCTGCGTACGTACGTCACGGTCGCCCGGCTCCGTTCCTTCTCCGCGGCGGCCCGCGAACTCGGCTACACGCAGTCGGCGGTCTCGCAGCACATCGCGGCCCTGGAGCAGGACCTCGGTCTGCCGCTGCTCGGCCGTCGCCCGGTCGCGCCGACGCCCGCAGGGGAGCGGCTGCTCGAACACGCCGGCTCCCTGCTGCTGCGCATCGACGCGGCCCGCGCCGACCTCGCCGGGTACGCCGCGGCGCCTCGCGAGGAGTTGACCGTCGCGGCCGCCCCGCTCGCCGCGCACCCCGCCGTGCTCGACGCGCTCCCGTCCACCGGGGTCACGCTGCGCGTCCTGCCGCGCGACGAGGTGCCCGGCGCCGTCGCGACCGGCGGCGCCGACCTCGGGCTCGTCGACGGGATCGCCGCGCCCAGCGACCCGCTGGCGCTGCCCGACGTGGCCCCGCTCACCGCCGCCGCGATGCCAGGCGCGGCGGCGGAGCCGCTGGTCGTGGTGGTGCCGGACGACCATCCGCTGGCCCGCCGGGCCGGTGTTCGGCTCACCGATCTCGCCGACGCGCGCTGGCTCGACGCGCCCGCCGTCGGACCCCCGCTCGAACGGCTCCGCGCCGCGGTGGGCACGCCCGGCGGTTTCCGGCCGTCGCTCCGGTACGAGGGCACCGACGTGCGCACGCTCGTCGCCCTGGCCGCCGCCGGGCACGGCCTCGTCCTGCTGCCGGCCGGCGCGGCGCGCACAGCGGACGTGGCGGCGGACGTGGCGGCGGTGCCGGTCGTCGCGCCCCGGCTCGTCCACCGCACCGAACTCCTGCGCCCCGGCGGCGTTTCCGCAGGTCCGGTCGCCCGCGTCCTCGACGCACTGGGAGTTGCCTCACAGGGCCCATGA
- a CDS encoding tetratricopeptide repeat protein, with product MTADTTATTPWDDRVAALWAAIDTHEPADFRARIAELAAERPADDAPALFEQGAAHDSTGLPVEAVEFYQAALDRGLSGLRRRRAVIQMASSLRNLGQVERGLELLTAERAIPVERLDADELALSGAVDAFLALCLADTGREREAASLALGALAPLLPRYNRSLAYYAQALVTPDAPASEEPAPDAPVPDAPASDEPAPDAG from the coding sequence ATGACCGCCGACACCACCGCCACCACCCCCTGGGACGACCGCGTCGCAGCCCTCTGGGCCGCGATCGACACCCACGAGCCGGCCGACTTCCGCGCTCGGATCGCCGAACTGGCCGCCGAGCGGCCCGCCGACGACGCGCCCGCGCTCTTCGAGCAGGGCGCCGCGCACGATTCCACCGGACTGCCCGTGGAGGCCGTGGAGTTCTACCAGGCGGCGCTCGACCGAGGCCTCAGCGGGCTGCGCCGCCGCCGCGCCGTGATCCAGATGGCCAGCAGCCTGCGCAATCTGGGTCAGGTCGAGCGGGGCCTCGAACTCCTCACCGCCGAGCGGGCGATCCCCGTCGAGCGGCTCGACGCCGACGAACTCGCGCTGTCCGGAGCCGTCGACGCCTTCCTCGCGCTGTGCCTCGCGGACACCGGCCGCGAGCGTGAGGCCGCCTCGCTCGCGCTCGGCGCGCTCGCGCCGCTGCTGCCCCGCTACAACCGCTCGCTCGCGTACTACGCCCAGGCGCTGGTCACCCCCGACGCACCGGCCTCCGAAGAGCCCGCCCCCGACGCGCCTGTCCCCGACGCACCGGCCTCCGACGAGCCGGCCCCCGACGCGGGCTGA
- a CDS encoding glutamine amidotransferase-related protein, translated as MTNTTTTRRVPRIALVGDRSPHVRSHVRVPLLLDALAERDGLILDAYWTGTADAAEPDAVRGFDAVWLLPGSPYESEEGALAAVRTAREGRIPFLGTCAGFQHALIEYARGVCGLERAAHAENDPAADEGDLLIAPLACSLVGHEGPVRVAPGSLAERILGAERTTERYHCGYGPDGRHLDALRAHGLRFSGEDEDGQVRIAELPGHPFFLATLFQPELAGDGSRPHPIVRALATAAVERASRMAVA; from the coding sequence ATGACGAACACGACCACCACTCGCCGCGTCCCCCGCATCGCCCTGGTCGGCGACCGCTCCCCGCACGTCCGCTCGCACGTCCGCGTGCCGTTGCTGCTCGACGCCCTCGCCGAGCGCGACGGCCTGATCCTCGACGCGTACTGGACCGGCACCGCAGACGCGGCCGAACCGGACGCGGTACGCGGCTTCGACGCGGTGTGGCTGCTGCCGGGCAGCCCGTACGAGAGCGAGGAGGGCGCGCTGGCGGCGGTCCGGACGGCCCGGGAGGGCAGGATCCCGTTCCTCGGGACCTGCGCGGGCTTCCAGCACGCACTGATCGAGTACGCGCGCGGCGTCTGCGGCCTGGAGCGCGCCGCGCACGCCGAGAACGACCCGGCGGCCGACGAAGGCGACCTACTGATCGCCCCGTTGGCCTGCTCGCTCGTCGGCCACGAGGGTCCGGTGCGGGTCGCGCCCGGCTCGCTCGCGGAGAGGATCCTCGGCGCGGAGCGCACGACGGAGCGGTACCACTGCGGCTACGGCCCGGACGGCCGCCACCTCGACGCCCTGCGGGCGCACGGGCTGCGGTTCTCGGGCGAGGACGAGGACGGACAGGTGCGGATCGCGGAGCTGCCGGGACACCCGTTCTTCCTGGCGACGCTGTTCCAGCCGGAGCTGGCGGGCGACGGGAGCCGGCCGCACCCGATCGTGAGGGCACTGGCGACGGCTGCGGTCGAGAGGGCGTCCCGGATGGCCGTCGCGTAG
- a CDS encoding nucleoside/nucleotide kinase family protein, with protein MESAQFDELVARARRLAAPGARRILGLAGAPGAGKSTLASRLVSRLDGLAVLVPMDGFHLAQAELERLGRAERKGAPDTFDAAGYAHLLGRLRAPEPGVVVYAPAFDRALEEPVAGAIPVPADVPLVVTEGNYLLHDEDGWASVRPLLDEVWYLELDDRRRVPRLVERHVRFGKERDRAEEWVRRSDEANARLVARGRDRADLVVPMS; from the coding sequence ATGGAGTCCGCTCAGTTCGATGAGCTCGTCGCCCGCGCCCGACGCCTCGCCGCACCCGGCGCGCGCCGCATCCTGGGCCTCGCCGGCGCCCCCGGTGCCGGGAAATCCACCCTCGCCTCCCGGCTCGTCTCGCGGCTCGACGGGCTCGCCGTGCTCGTGCCGATGGACGGGTTCCATCTCGCGCAGGCCGAGCTGGAGCGGCTCGGGCGGGCCGAGCGGAAGGGCGCCCCGGACACCTTCGACGCCGCCGGGTACGCCCATCTCCTCGGCCGGCTTCGCGCGCCCGAGCCCGGCGTCGTCGTGTACGCGCCCGCCTTCGACCGGGCTCTGGAGGAGCCGGTCGCCGGGGCGATACCCGTCCCTGCCGACGTTCCCCTTGTCGTCACCGAGGGGAATTACCTGCTGCACGACGAAGACGGCTGGGCCTCCGTCCGCCCGCTCCTCGATGAGGTCTGGTACCTGGAGCTCGATGATCGCCGCCGGGTGCCTCGTCTCGTCGAGCGGCACGTTCGGTTCGGGAAGGAGCGGGACCGGGCCGAGGAATGGGTCCGGCGGTCCGACGAGGCCAACGCCCGCCTCGTGGCGCGCGGACGGGACCGCGCCGACCTCGTCGTACCGATGAGCTGA
- a CDS encoding ATP-binding protein, translating into MTPPPTRQEPVTVRVFTQRFSSTPRGARLARHLALHQLHRWDIPHGSDVSDVAGLLVSELATNAVTHGRVPGRDFELVLSYGPGLLRIDVSDTRTELRPPRPGALPVPDPAAGTGRGLLLVEALASRWAVLDRLPVGKTVRAELDLS; encoded by the coding sequence ATGACGCCACCCCCGACTCGCCAAGAGCCCGTCACCGTACGTGTGTTCACCCAGCGCTTCAGTTCCACGCCCCGCGGCGCCCGGCTCGCCCGGCACCTCGCGCTGCATCAGCTCCACCGCTGGGACATCCCGCACGGCAGCGACGTCTCCGACGTCGCCGGGCTGCTCGTCTCCGAGCTGGCCACCAACGCCGTCACCCACGGGCGCGTGCCCGGACGCGACTTCGAGCTGGTTCTCTCGTACGGTCCTGGCCTCCTCCGCATCGACGTGTCCGACACCCGCACCGAACTCCGCCCTCCCCGCCCTGGCGCGCTCCCCGTCCCCGACCCCGCCGCCGGCACCGGGCGCGGGCTGCTCCTCGTCGAGGCCCTCGCCTCCCGGTGGGCGGTGCTCGACCGCCTGCCCGTCGGGAAGACCGTACGGGCCGAGCTGGATCTGTCCTGA
- a CDS encoding helix-turn-helix transcriptional regulator, with protein sequence MTDGGEPEVSDSLRAFGEVVKVFRKRARLTQEEFAPRVGYSLPTVASIEQGRRFPTADFVDRAEEGLDAFGVIRAAAKHLSRQPGLASWFRQWAKLEVDALALYTYENRLVPGLLQTEAYARTLFDERRPPLAGDQIEAQLVARMERKQLLTGRPNTPYSFILEQHVVERPTGGAKAMRGQLDHIIEMAAHRNIEVQIMPKTRGHHAGLAGPMRLLETPDNKWLSYCEGQRGGQFIADPKEVSILQMRYARMRSQALTPEDSLSLLRRTRGAT encoded by the coding sequence ATGACGGACGGCGGCGAGCCGGAGGTGTCGGACAGCCTGAGGGCGTTCGGCGAGGTGGTCAAGGTCTTCCGGAAGCGAGCACGGCTGACGCAGGAGGAGTTCGCGCCGAGAGTGGGCTACTCGCTGCCGACGGTCGCCTCGATCGAACAGGGCCGCCGCTTCCCGACGGCCGACTTCGTGGACCGGGCGGAGGAGGGCCTGGACGCTTTCGGAGTGATCCGGGCAGCGGCAAAGCACCTGTCGAGGCAGCCTGGCTTGGCGAGCTGGTTCCGCCAGTGGGCAAAGCTGGAGGTGGACGCGCTGGCCCTGTACACGTACGAGAACCGCCTGGTACCGGGCTTGCTGCAGACGGAGGCGTATGCGCGGACGCTGTTCGACGAGCGACGGCCACCACTGGCCGGCGACCAGATCGAGGCGCAGCTGGTGGCCCGGATGGAGCGGAAGCAGTTGCTGACAGGGCGCCCGAACACGCCGTACAGCTTCATCCTGGAGCAGCACGTCGTAGAACGCCCGACGGGTGGGGCAAAGGCGATGCGGGGACAGCTGGACCACATCATCGAAATGGCGGCGCACCGCAACATCGAGGTCCAGATCATGCCGAAGACGCGCGGCCACCACGCGGGCCTGGCCGGCCCAATGCGGTTGCTGGAGACCCCGGACAACAAGTGGTTGAGCTACTGCGAGGGCCAGCGCGGGGGCCAATTCATCGCCGACCCCAAAGAGGTCAGCATCCTCCAGATGCGGTATGCCAGGATGCGGTCACAGGCTCTTACCCCGGAGGACTCCCTGAGCCTGTTGCGGCGGACGCGAGGAGCGACATGA
- a CDS encoding DUF397 domain-containing protein, protein MSTTELAWFKSSYSSGDGDDCVEVATCPTTVHVRDSKNPTGPQLTLAPTVWSDFVAYATQS, encoded by the coding sequence ATGAGCACCACGGAACTGGCCTGGTTCAAGAGCAGCTACAGCAGCGGCGACGGCGACGACTGCGTCGAGGTAGCCACCTGCCCCACCACCGTCCACGTCCGCGACTCCAAGAACCCCACGGGCCCCCAACTCACCCTCGCCCCCACCGTCTGGTCAGACTTCGTCGCCTACGCGACGCAGTCCTGA
- a CDS encoding Dyp-type peroxidase, which produces MALGSLAPLSYQRTVALDLGDQSVPGRRQELLRLSAELVRQRGAGLEARIGLGDGLLVDGVRPRQLKEMDSFAGDVLDPAQSHGDVLVQCAASTAAGARSGMDQVVGSVPGWRVRWSIDGFRADNRAEGGRGLARNPFHFTEGLGNPGSEAETLDRVLVRADQGEPDWAVGGSYQVVRIIRLATELWDKDSVEEQERIVGRRRDGRWLDGAPAGEQPNYAADPAGKLTPLDSHVRLAVPDRRQSPPLVRRSYSYDRGDGDVGLVFSCFQRDLAQGFEAVQKRLEGEAMAKYLLTTGGGYFFVPPPGDEWIDAVV; this is translated from the coding sequence GTGGCTCTGGGTTCGCTCGCTCCGCTCTCGTATCAGCGGACCGTTGCGCTTGATCTGGGTGATCAATCGGTTCCTGGGCGTCGGCAAGAACTGCTGCGCCTGTCTGCTGAGTTGGTGCGCCAACGTGGTGCTGGGCTTGAAGCCAGGATTGGTCTCGGGGACGGCCTTTTAGTGGATGGAGTCAGGCCGCGGCAGCTCAAGGAGATGGATTCCTTCGCCGGGGATGTGCTGGATCCTGCCCAGTCGCACGGCGATGTTTTGGTGCAGTGTGCGGCTTCTACCGCTGCCGGAGCCCGGTCGGGCATGGATCAGGTCGTGGGTTCGGTGCCGGGGTGGCGGGTGCGGTGGAGTATTGATGGGTTTCGGGCTGACAACCGGGCAGAGGGCGGGCGCGGGTTGGCGCGGAATCCGTTTCACTTCACTGAGGGGTTGGGGAATCCAGGCAGCGAGGCGGAGACTCTTGACCGTGTTCTTGTGCGGGCGGATCAGGGGGAGCCGGACTGGGCCGTGGGTGGGTCGTATCAGGTTGTGCGGATCATTCGGCTTGCCACCGAGTTGTGGGACAAGGACTCCGTCGAAGAGCAGGAGCGGATTGTCGGGCGGCGGCGGGATGGGCGGTGGCTCGACGGGGCGCCGGCCGGGGAGCAGCCCAACTATGCGGCGGACCCTGCCGGGAAGTTGACGCCGCTGGATTCGCATGTGCGGCTTGCGGTGCCTGATCGGCGTCAGTCGCCGCCTCTCGTACGGCGCAGCTACTCCTACGACCGGGGCGACGGGGACGTCGGCCTCGTGTTCTCGTGCTTCCAGCGGGATCTCGCCCAGGGCTTCGAGGCAGTCCAGAAGCGGCTTGAGGGGGAGGCCATGGCCAAGTACCTGCTCACCACGGGCGGCGGGTACTTCTTTGTTCCTCCGCCCGGTGATGAGTGGATCGACGCCGTCGTCTGA